The following proteins come from a genomic window of Streptomyces sp. NBC_01716:
- a CDS encoding LysM peptidoglycan-binding domain-containing M23 family metallopeptidase: MPGKGKHRRPRTSPITRGFIAAGTGGAAIAIPLIGATGAHAAAPSVAPERGVSAAHTAATQTAKQAATAKTVKTYSVTAGDYLAKIAETQKVSGGWQKLYADNREAVGDNPSLIHPGLKLTIGAKAKASAESKAEAAPKKAAPKKKAAPAKPAPAEPAPQADATANEPAAQSADSGYTAPVDGATTTTPYRAAGGSWASGYHTGVDFAAASGTTVKSVGPGTVVSAGWAGSYGNEVVIKHDDGQYSQYGHLSSLSVSAGQRVAGGDQIGLSGSTGNSTGPHLHFEIRTGPSYGSDVDPLAYLREHGVSI; encoded by the coding sequence ATGCCCGGAAAGGGTAAGCACCGTCGTCCGAGGACCAGCCCGATCACCCGCGGATTCATCGCGGCCGGAACGGGTGGCGCCGCCATCGCGATTCCGCTCATCGGTGCCACGGGCGCCCACGCCGCCGCTCCGTCGGTGGCGCCCGAGCGCGGCGTGTCCGCCGCGCACACCGCCGCCACGCAGACGGCCAAGCAGGCCGCGACCGCCAAGACCGTGAAGACGTACTCGGTCACCGCGGGGGACTACCTCGCCAAGATCGCCGAGACGCAGAAGGTCAGCGGCGGCTGGCAGAAGCTCTACGCCGACAACCGCGAGGCCGTCGGTGACAACCCGTCGCTGATCCACCCGGGCCTGAAGCTCACCATCGGCGCGAAGGCCAAGGCGTCCGCCGAGAGCAAGGCCGAGGCCGCCCCGAAGAAGGCCGCCCCCAAGAAGAAGGCCGCTCCCGCGAAGCCCGCGCCGGCCGAGCCCGCCCCGCAGGCCGACGCCACGGCGAACGAGCCCGCCGCGCAGAGCGCCGACTCCGGCTACACCGCGCCCGTCGACGGCGCGACCACCACGACCCCGTACCGCGCGGCCGGCGGCAGCTGGGCGAGCGGCTACCACACCGGCGTGGACTTCGCGGCCGCGTCGGGCACCACCGTCAAGTCGGTCGGCCCCGGCACCGTCGTCTCGGCCGGCTGGGCCGGTTCGTACGGCAACGAGGTCGTCATCAAGCACGACGACGGCCAGTACTCGCAGTACGGCCACCTCTCCTCGCTGTCCGTCTCGGCGGGTCAGCGGGTCGCCGGCGGCGACCAGATCGGTCTCTCCGGTTCGACCGGCAATTCCACCGGTCCGCACCTGCACTTCGAGATCCGCACCGGTCCGAGCTACGGCTCCGACGTCGACCCGCTGGCGTACCTGCGCGAGCACGGCGTTTCCATCTGA